In Candidatus Aquicultor sp., the genomic window GCCCCTGCGTTCCGCCGTCTTCAATTTCGACATTGGCGGGCAGGTTCTCAGATTGGAGTCGGCGTACAAGATGTACGCCGACTCCCTCATCGCTAAGAATAAGATTTCCCACGCCTAAGACGAGGATCTTATCTTTCATCAGCAACCCCAAAGAACATTAGTTTGATCTTGTCCCACTCTTCCGAAGCACCCATATAGAAATGGATGACCGTAAACATGATGAAGAACCACATCAAGAAGAGATGCAACTGGCGAACGGCTTGCAGCCCGCCAAGAATGTTCCCTACAAACGCGATGGAACCCGAAGCGTTGTAGAAAAGCGCAAGACCCGTAAGGATCTGGACAATGTACAGAACAGCCAGGAACAAATAGGTCGTGTTCTGCAGAATTCGATCTTGCATGCCCTCGGGCCAGTGGTCATACATCAGATAGTGACGGCCTGTTGCCTTGAGAACTTTGCCGTTAAACCATCTCTGTGCGATGTACTTCCTCCAGTCACCGCCTTTACCGAAGAACGCCCAGTACACACGAAGCATGAAGTTCGTGGTAAATATCCACATGAAGATGAAGTGAGTCAGCCTCATGAAACCCATGCTGAACGTAGCGGTCATAAACGGGCTGTGAATGTACCAGCCTGATATTGAGAGCGCGATAATGCTTATGAAGTTGATCCAGTGATATATCCGCCTTGAGACGGAAATCTCGGAACTTTTAGCCATTATTCACACCCCCTTAGCCGATTTGGAATTTCAAGATTTCGTTTGTCTTAGGTTCGATAATATGAACTGCACATGAAATACATGGATCGAACGAGCGAATGATACGAACAACGTTGTTCGGGTTCTTTGCATCCGGAACCGGTGCGCCGATAAGCGCTTGCTCCATCGGGCCCCTGACATTATTCTTATCACGCGGCGACATATTCCAGGTACCCGGAACGACGAGTTGGTAATTCTCGATCTTGCCGCCTTTGATGTTGATCCAGTGACCGAGCGCACCACGAGGTGCTTCGGTTAAGCCCTTACCCGTTGAGCTATCCGGTACGTTCCACTTCGAGTCGTCGTGAATCTTGACATCGCCTTTGCCGACCATGCCGGTAAGCTCATCAAGCCACTTTGTAACGCCGTCGACGATGGTTAAGGTCTCGAGCGCGCGGGCTGCGTGACGTGCCACTGCGCCCGGCTTTACGCCCTTCTCGACAAGGCCCATGAGGGTCTCGTTCTGTGCTACGAGCATACGCGCGAGCGGGCCGACTTCCATCGCTTTGTCTTGATATCGAGGGGCTTTGATGAAGCTGTATGCTTTGTCCTTGTCGCGGTTTACTGCGGTCTCGCCCTGTGCGGGTTGGAGCGCGGCATCGCCGTCATACCAGGAGTAAGCAACATGCTCGGTGATTGCTTCCGGGTCGACTTTCTCGATACTTCCGAGATTGCCTAAGATAGCACCGGCCGGCAGCAACATATCGTCTTTGCTTGACGAGTTCTGGAAGCCGCCGTATGACAGGTAATTCAAACCGGAAACGCCGACATTTGAGGTAGCCAACTTAAGAAGCGGGCCGGTACCGAAGGTGACAACGTCTTTTACATAAACGTTCTTAACAAATGCGGCAACTTCAGCAAGAATACCGCGATATGCATCGAGCGTCTGCATCGTCGGGTACATTGTGGTACCGCCGACAACGATTGATGCGTTATGCGGAATTTTACCGCCTAAGAGCGCCGCCATTCTCTTTGCCTTCGCTTGAATCTCGAGGCACTGGAGATAGTGCGCAACAGCGGTTGTAACAAGCTCTGGATCACTTACGTTCCACTCATCCGGCGCATAGCGAGGAGTGAGCGGAGCGGTATCGCCGGCTTGTACGAGTTTGACGATCTTACTCCGTACCGCCTTGAGGCCGGGATCGTTGCCTTTGTATTTAGCAACTGCCATCACATCGATATAATCGAGTGCGGATAGATGATAGAAATGAAGCGGGTGGTCGTGAAGCCACATCGCACCTAGAATGAGGTTACGTACGAGTCTTCCGGCGTCCGGAACATCCGCGCCAAACGCATCGTCGAGCGCGAGAGCCGATGCCCAGTTATGCGAACCCGAGCAAACACCGCAAACACGATCGGTTACATACGAGGCATCGCGAGGATCTCTCCCCTTCAGGAGTACCTCTAAGCCTCTAAACATATTGCCTTCCGACCAAGCGTCTTTAACTTTTCCGTTCTCGATCTCAACCGTAACGCCTAAGTGGCCTTCTATTCGAGTAACAGGATCAATTTTAATCTTTTGAGCCATTCTTTACCGTCCTCCCTTCCTACTTTTTGTCTTTATTGCCGAGAACAAGGCGACCGGCTCCGTGTACAACCGCACCAACGGCTGCGACACCGACAAGCGCCTTGCCTGCTGTATCGATATTGACACTCTTGCCGACACCATTGAAGATGTCTTGTTTGTCGTAGAGCGGTGAGAAGCCGCCGTAGAACTCAGGCTGCGAGCAGCCTGCACACGGTGCGCCGGCGCCGATACACCAGTTTGCGCCCTCGTTCCACCATACTTTGGCGCAATCGGTGTATGTCTTCGGACCTTTGCAGCCTTTCAACAGCAAGCAGTAATCACGCTGTGCCGGATCGTTCCAGTCCTGGAGAAAGTGACCGGCTTCAAATTGACCCCTGCGCGGGCAGTTGTCATGCAGAAGCTCGCCGTAGAACGCAAGCGGCCTGTTGAGTTTATCCATAGCCGGGGCCTTGCCTGATGCGAGATAGTACATGATTGTAGCAACCAGACGAGCCGGCTTAACCGGGCAAGTCGGCAGGTTGATGATCGGTTTGTCCTTAATGAAATATGCAACCCCTCTGCCCTTTGACGGGCTTGCCCCAGGGATGCCGCCGTTAAATGTCGCGCATGAACCGGCAGCGATAATGACGGCCGCATTCTTGGCTGTCTCGGTGAGAACTTCCTTAAATGACTTGCCACCGACCGTGCAGAACCTGTCGTCTGCCGCTGGGATTGAACCTTCTACTACGAGAACGTAGCCGCCCTCTTCCATGGTCTTTAGGCGTGCTTCTTCTGCTACTGCACCCGCACCGGCCATGACGGTTTCGTGATAGCGGAGCGAGATTGTACCCAGCAACAACTCCGCCAACGATGGATTGAGAGTAGCCAAGAATGACTCGCTGCAACCGGCGCAGTCTTGACCTTCGAGCCAGATTACAGCGGGTTTTTTCGTGGCTGCCTCAGCTGCAAAAGCAATGTCTTTTGCGAACGCTTTCGGCATTCCGAAAACGGCCGACACCGCGGCACAGAACTTAACGAAGTCCCTGCGCTCTATTTGCTTTGCAGCTAGCTCTTCCAATAACCCCATTTACTACACCTCCGTTTAATCTTTTTTAACGCTATTAATTATTTATGAGGCATATATGACCCTCTTTGATGGTAAGAGGGAATGCTTCCAGGGTGCACTCGACTTGCTTATCTTTGTATATAATATAATGCTTTGTACCACAAGCACTGCAGTACAGAGCGTTCTCTTGCGGTAAGTGTATAAGCAAGAAACCGTCTGTGCCACAAAGCGCGGGAAAAGCGGTAAGATTTTTGCCTACCTCGCCGACTATAAAAATGGGAGGTTTGCTCGATGTGAGAAGCTTCGGCTCATTCCGATATTCGCTCACGGGGATAAGGGTTTGATAGAGCAACTTATGCGCCGTATTCCCCAAGGTTTGGAATGGTTCGACAAAGTTCTCTGCAGCTTCCGACGCCGCAGCGACTCCTCTACCAAAGATGTATTTAAAGAATTCTGCTCTGTCTATGGCTTTATCTTCCATACCTACTCTCAACTCTTATCTTTTTACGCAACCGAGCGCTTAAGAGCCGATTTGGCGTTTACTTACGGACATTAAGGGATAATGCCGCCCCTGACCTGGTATTAGTACTACAATTGGAGCTGCAATTATTGTTACATACTACCTCTTAAAAAAACGCATTACTTGACATAATGTAACAAAAACAACGAATAGTTAAGCAAATGCTAAAGGTAATAATAGCACAGCAGCCAAGCAATGTCACACATCACTCGTTTGGGTTACATATTAGCTAGAAGTAACTCTTTGTGCAGCTCAAAGCATATGGGATAGTATGGCGGCAATTATGTTACAAATATGTAAAGAAGCGTTGTTCTAGGGTACTGGTACTAGCAGATCCTGGGTAGGATCTCACCGCGCGGTGCGGGTAATATGCGTTTCGTTCCCCATTCTGTCTCAACCCTGACAACGGCTTTGCCGCCCACGACTTCGCCGATGACAGCGGCGTCTTCGCCTGCCGGATGATCTTTCAGCAAGAGCAGCGCCTCGGGCGCCTTGTGCGGTGCTACGGCAAAAATCATTTTGCCTTCATTCGCCATATATATGGGATCAAGACCAAGAAGGGCGCAACCGCCCTTAACTTCCTTTTTGATGGGGATGAGGCTATCGAACACGAGAATTCCCCGGCCGCTTTGCTGCGCCCACTCGTTTACAACCATACCGAGACCGCCCCTGGTTGCATCGCGCACAGCGCGTATACCATCGCCAAGAGGTGCAAGCAAGCCCACCAGCTCGTTCAACGGCCGGCAATCACTTATGACCGAGCTCTTGATATCGATGCCTTCGCGCAGCGCCATAATGCAATAACCGTGGTCGCCGATGCTGCCGCTCACGATAATTATGTCACCGTCTCGAATATTGCGGGGGTGGTAATCTATTCCCTCCGGGATAACACCGATGCCGGACGTCGAGATAAAGACCTTATCGGCACTACCCTTGTCGACGACTTTGGTGTCGCCGCACACTACCGGGATGCCGGTTTCTTTTGAAATAGCGCCCATACTCTGGGCGATTTGTTTGAGGCCAGCGATATCGACGCCTTCCTCGATGATGAACGATGCGGAAAGCGCTACCGGGCACGCACCTGCGGCGGCCAGGTCGTTAACCGTACCGCAAAACGCCAGTTTGCCGATATCGCCGCCAGGGAAAAAGATCGGGCTGATTACAAACGCATCGGTGGTAAACGCCGTCTTGCCGGCCGGCAGGTCTATAACTGCAGAATCATTCGCATTTTTACCGTCGCTACCGAGAGCGGAGAAAAACACCTCCTCTATAAGACGCGCGGTCATTTCACCGCCGCTGCCGTGAGCCAGGCGAATCTTATCCATCGAGATCATCGCTCCCCTGATAGAGGTAGTAAGCAGCACAGGTACCTTCGGATGACACCATGCACGGGCCTACCGGGTTGTCGGGAGTGCAGCGCTTATCAAACAGCGGGCACTGGATCGGTTTAATCGTTCCCTTCAGGATATCGCCGCAGCGACACCCCGGGAAGAGTTTTACTGGTTGTTTTTCTACATTGAATTTCTTAACGGCGTCAAACGCGGCGAATTCGTTGCGAAATGCAAGGCCACTGCCGGGGATAACACCAATACCCCGCCACTCGGCGTCACACGGCTCAAACGTATCGGCCAGGAGTTTCTGCGCCACCACGTTGCCTTCCGGGCGAACGGCGTGCCGGTACATATTTGAGATGCTCGGCGTGCCGGCGTTGATATCTTTAACAAGACGCACCAGCGCCGCCATAATCTCCGGTGGCTCAAATCCGGCGATCGCACCCGAGATACCGTATTCTTCGGCGATAAACCTGTACGGTTTCTCACCGATGATAATGCTAACGTGACCAGGCAAGATGAAGCCGTCAATTTGGGCTGCTTCGTCATCCAGGAGCACTTTCAGCGCGCCCGGAACGGTCTTATGAAGATTAAAAACGCTGAAATTTGCCAAGCCCTCTTGAGCGGCTATTGTGATTGCTTGCGCTGTCGCGGGGGCCGTCGTTTCAAAACCGACGCCTAAAAACACGACTTCTTTGCCTTTAACGCTGCGGGCAAACTCAAGCGCCTCCAGGGCTGAATAGACAACCCGGATGTCGGCGCCCTGCGCCTTAAGCTCGGCAAGACTGCCCTCGGTACCGGGCACACGAATCATATCACCGTAGGTCGCGAGCAGGATGTTTGGGTTACGCGCTAGACGCATAAATACGTCGATATCACTATCCGCGGTTACGCACACCGGGCAACCCGGCCCGGAAATGAGTTCGATCTGCGGCGGCAGTACGCTTCTGATCCCGCTTTTACCAATCGCCATGGTGTGCGTGCCGCATACCTCCATGAGTTTCACGGGGCGTTTCGCTATCTGCCACAACTTTTCGTTGAGTTTCTTAAAATACTGGTCGAGGCCCTTATGTGCGTCTACAGTGTTCACACTGGGATTATCGGTTTTCATAGGGTTATCAGCTCTCATCGCCTAAGATTTCCTCCCATATGGCGATTGAGGTTTGCGCTTCCTCATCGGTGACAACGCTTATCGCCTGGCCGGCATGCACGAGTACCCACGAGCCGATTCCGGCATCCGGGGTAAGCAGCAAGCTAATCTTCTTTGTATTTCCTAGAACATCGACATCAGCGGTAAACATATTCTCATCGATTGAGACAACCTTCGCCGGCACTGCTAGACACATATATAACCTCCTAGAAATCACATTATCACAATATCCGGGGTCAATAGCAAGTATCGCGTCACCATCCTGCAATGCTATCAGGGCGCCATCCTACCGGCTAGAACAATCTGGCCGAGCGCTAAACCGCTGTCATTTGCAGGTACATTGCGGTGGAACAGCGGCTCGATACCGCTGTCGCGTAATTCTTTATCCAATCCCATGATAACAAAACGGTTCTGGAACGTTCCGCCCGAGAGCACGACTTTGTGGGTGCCATACCGCTTTGCTAATATTTCGACCATACGGCAAATCCCTGCGATTACGCTTTGATGGAACCGCGCCGCCATAACTGCCGGCTCTACGCCACCAAGCTTGTCTTCCGCCATCTCACCGATAAAATCCCAGGCGAGCCTGAGCATTGCACCATCTTCAATGACATGCGTATCGTACGGTTTCTCGCCGGGCGAGCTGTGCGCGAGCGATTCCATCCGCATAGCGGCCTCACCTTCGTAGCTGATACGCCCGGTAAAACCACACAGCGCCGCCGCCGCATCAAACAACCTTCCGCAGCTCGACGAGGGGATACTGAGCCGTTCGCTTGCGCTTTGCGCTTTGGCAAACGGCATGATCTCGTCTGCGTCAGGCAGCGTTTGCAGCGTTTGTTCTTCGTCGGCCCAAAGTACGTTTAAAATGACCGCCGCCATGTGCAGCGGGTATTTTTGAACGCTATCACCGCGCGGCTGCGGGAACTGTGCGAGCGAGCCGACCCGCGTAACTTCATCGTAATCACCGTAGAAAAACTCACCGCCCCACACCGTGCCGTCATCGCCGTATCCGGTGCCGTCGCATACTACGCCGAGAGTCTTCTCATTCAGGCCATTGTCGGCCATGCATGACGCAAAGTGGGCTTTATGATGCTGGACGCTTATAAGCGGTACGCTAAGCTTACTTGCATACTCTTCGGCGAATTCGGTACTGACGTAATCGGGGTGAAGGTCGCGCACAATAAGCTCGGGTTTAATATGTAAAAACTCGCTGAAAAACCGGATGCCGTCGCCGTAGGCATCGAGGTTTTTCAAGTTATCAAGATCGCCAAAATACTGGCTGACTATTGCTTTATCATCTTTACCGTAGGCAAAAACGCTCTTCAAGTCGCCGCCGACCGCCAGAACCGGCTTGACGGCATGCGGCAGCTTCACGCCCTGCGGCACGTAACCGCGGGCGCGGCGCACGAAGTACGGTTGCCCGTTAAACTGCATAACCACGGAATCATCGGCCCGGTTGATAATCTCGCGCTTGTGGATGACAAAATAATCCGCGAGATCGCCCAGATGCTCGTAAGCGTCGTCCTCGGTAAGAATCAAAGGGTCGCCGCTGATATTTGCACTGGTCATAACCAGTATCGAAAGCCCTTCGTCAAACAACCCGCAATGAAGCGGCGTGTAAGGCAGCATTATACCGAGCGTGTCGAGCCCGGGCGCAATATCATCGCAAAGACCGCTCGTCGCCTTGCGCTTTAACAGCAGGATAGGGCGGGCGGGCGATGTGAGCAGCCGCTCCTCTTCTTGCGAGAGCTCGCAATGGTGCCGCACAATATCAAGATCGCGGCACATCAGGGCGAACGGCTTCGACTGACGCCGTTTCCGCTCGCGCATACGCCGTACCGCATCTTGGCTTTCCGCATCGCATGCCAGGTGGTATCCGCCGATGCCCTTTACCGCCAGGAGGCTTCCTTGCTTGAGCAGCTTTCTTATGGCAGCTGCAGTTTCCCTACTTGTACCTGTTCTCACATCTATATCGGCAGGCTCACCGTCCGGTGTCGTCACGACGATCTGAGGGCCGCATAGCGGGCACGCGTTCGGCTCGGCATGAAATCGCCTGTCGAGCGGATCGGTGTATTCACGCCCGCAATCGGGACACATTTCAAAGACACGCATCGACGTGTTCTTGCGATCGTACGGGGCGGCCTTCGTTATCGAGAATCGCGGCCCGCAATTGGTGCAATTGGTGAACTCATAACCGTGCCTGCGGTCGCCCGGGTCTAGATATTCGCGCAAGCAATCCGGGCAGGTTCCAATATCCGGCGGGATTGAAACTAAAGTGTCCGGCATATGTCGGCTCTCATGGATGAAAAAGGCGCTATAGCCTTCGGGGATCGCTTCACGCACAAAATATTTCTCGATACGCGCCAGCGGCGGCGGGCTCGTCTGAAGGTCATGAGTAAAGCGCTCGATAAGTTCGTTGGAACCCTCGATGCGGATGGTTACTCCGGCCGTCGTGTTAATAACCCAACCGTGCAAACCAAGGGATGTAGCTAATTTATATACATGCGGGCGAAACCCGACACCCTGAACCGTGCCGGTGACCTGGATTTCAACTGCAGCGCTTTGCTTATGAAGTAATTGTGCCACGCACGCACTCGCTTCTTTCTAATTTATATTTATCTATTATGATTGTAACAACGAGGCTACTTCAAGACCTTCATGTGATCAAGAGGCCAGTACACGAACACGGCTTTCGCGATGACGTTTTTTTCGGGTACTTGTCCCCATTCGTGGCTGTCGTAGCTTTGGTTGCGGTTGTCTCCCAGGACAAAGAGTCTGCCCTCTTTGACAGTTACCGGACCGTATGAGTATTGCGGTATGCGAGCGGTATCCACATTATATACCTGGCCGTTGACATAGACCTGGCCGTCCTTAATCTCTACGTTATCACCCGGTAGGCCGATAACGCGCTTTACAAACGGGGGTGAATTCGGATCGACATGTGCCTGCTTCGGTACGTCGAAGACAACTATATCGCCGCGTGCCGGTTGCGTGAAATAGTAGAGTACCTTGACCGTGAAGATACGGTCGCCGGTTGCGATTGTCGGCTCCATCGAGCCTGACGGGACAAGCCTGCTCTCTGCCACCGCCGTTCTAATACCGAGCGCAAGAATAAACGCGATTACAATAAGAACTACAAATTCTTTTACCGCGCCCCAAAAACGACCTGTCATAGTCTCTTCATCTCCTGCATTTATCTGCATCTATACTC contains:
- a CDS encoding cytochrome b/b6 domain-containing protein, encoding MAKSSEISVSRRIYHWINFISIIALSISGWYIHSPFMTATFSMGFMRLTHFIFMWIFTTNFMLRVYWAFFGKGGDWRKYIAQRWFNGKVLKATGRHYLMYDHWPEGMQDRILQNTTYLFLAVLYIVQILTGLALFYNASGSIAFVGNILGGLQAVRQLHLFLMWFFIMFTVIHFYMGASEEWDKIKLMFFGVADER
- a CDS encoding nickel-dependent hydrogenase large subunit gives rise to the protein MAQKIKIDPVTRIEGHLGVTVEIENGKVKDAWSEGNMFRGLEVLLKGRDPRDASYVTDRVCGVCSGSHNWASALALDDAFGADVPDAGRLVRNLILGAMWLHDHPLHFYHLSALDYIDVMAVAKYKGNDPGLKAVRSKIVKLVQAGDTAPLTPRYAPDEWNVSDPELVTTAVAHYLQCLEIQAKAKRMAALLGGKIPHNASIVVGGTTMYPTMQTLDAYRGILAEVAAFVKNVYVKDVVTFGTGPLLKLATSNVGVSGLNYLSYGGFQNSSSKDDMLLPAGAILGNLGSIEKVDPEAITEHVAYSWYDGDAALQPAQGETAVNRDKDKAYSFIKAPRYQDKAMEVGPLARMLVAQNETLMGLVEKGVKPGAVARHAARALETLTIVDGVTKWLDELTGMVGKGDVKIHDDSKWNVPDSSTGKGLTEAPRGALGHWINIKGGKIENYQLVVPGTWNMSPRDKNNVRGPMEQALIGAPVPDAKNPNNVVRIIRSFDPCISCAVHIIEPKTNEILKFQIG
- a CDS encoding hydrogenase small subunit, whose amino-acid sequence is MGLLEELAAKQIERRDFVKFCAAVSAVFGMPKAFAKDIAFAAEAATKKPAVIWLEGQDCAGCSESFLATLNPSLAELLLGTISLRYHETVMAGAGAVAEEARLKTMEEGGYVLVVEGSIPAADDRFCTVGGKSFKEVLTETAKNAAVIIAAGSCATFNGGIPGASPSKGRGVAYFIKDKPIINLPTCPVKPARLVATIMYYLASGKAPAMDKLNRPLAFYGELLHDNCPRRGQFEAGHFLQDWNDPAQRDYCLLLKGCKGPKTYTDCAKVWWNEGANWCIGAGAPCAGCSQPEFYGGFSPLYDKQDIFNGVGKSVNIDTAGKALVGVAAVGAVVHGAGRLVLGNKDKK
- the hypE gene encoding hydrogenase expression/formation protein HypE is translated as MISMDKIRLAHGSGGEMTARLIEEVFFSALGSDGKNANDSAVIDLPAGKTAFTTDAFVISPIFFPGGDIGKLAFCGTVNDLAAAGACPVALSASFIIEEGVDIAGLKQIAQSMGAISKETGIPVVCGDTKVVDKGSADKVFISTSGIGVIPEGIDYHPRNIRDGDIIIVSGSIGDHGYCIMALREGIDIKSSVISDCRPLNELVGLLAPLGDGIRAVRDATRGGLGMVVNEWAQQSGRGILVFDSLIPIKKEVKGGCALLGLDPIYMANEGKMIFAVAPHKAPEALLLLKDHPAGEDAAVIGEVVGGKAVVRVETEWGTKRILPAPRGEILPRIC
- the hypD gene encoding hydrogenase formation protein HypD, with product MRADNPMKTDNPSVNTVDAHKGLDQYFKKLNEKLWQIAKRPVKLMEVCGTHTMAIGKSGIRSVLPPQIELISGPGCPVCVTADSDIDVFMRLARNPNILLATYGDMIRVPGTEGSLAELKAQGADIRVVYSALEALEFARSVKGKEVVFLGVGFETTAPATAQAITIAAQEGLANFSVFNLHKTVPGALKVLLDDEAAQIDGFILPGHVSIIIGEKPYRFIAEEYGISGAIAGFEPPEIMAALVRLVKDINAGTPSISNMYRHAVRPEGNVVAQKLLADTFEPCDAEWRGIGVIPGSGLAFRNEFAAFDAVKKFNVEKQPVKLFPGCRCGDILKGTIKPIQCPLFDKRCTPDNPVGPCMVSSEGTCAAYYLYQGSDDLDG
- a CDS encoding HypC/HybG/HupF family hydrogenase formation chaperone, with amino-acid sequence MCLAVPAKVVSIDENMFTADVDVLGNTKKISLLLTPDAGIGSWVLVHAGQAISVVTDEEAQTSIAIWEEILGDES
- the hypF gene encoding carbamoyltransferase HypF gives rise to the protein MAQLLHKQSAAVEIQVTGTVQGVGFRPHVYKLATSLGLHGWVINTTAGVTIRIEGSNELIERFTHDLQTSPPPLARIEKYFVREAIPEGYSAFFIHESRHMPDTLVSIPPDIGTCPDCLREYLDPGDRRHGYEFTNCTNCGPRFSITKAAPYDRKNTSMRVFEMCPDCGREYTDPLDRRFHAEPNACPLCGPQIVVTTPDGEPADIDVRTGTSRETAAAIRKLLKQGSLLAVKGIGGYHLACDAESQDAVRRMRERKRRQSKPFALMCRDLDIVRHHCELSQEEERLLTSPARPILLLKRKATSGLCDDIAPGLDTLGIMLPYTPLHCGLFDEGLSILVMTSANISGDPLILTEDDAYEHLGDLADYFVIHKREIINRADDSVVMQFNGQPYFVRRARGYVPQGVKLPHAVKPVLAVGGDLKSVFAYGKDDKAIVSQYFGDLDNLKNLDAYGDGIRFFSEFLHIKPELIVRDLHPDYVSTEFAEEYASKLSVPLISVQHHKAHFASCMADNGLNEKTLGVVCDGTGYGDDGTVWGGEFFYGDYDEVTRVGSLAQFPQPRGDSVQKYPLHMAAVILNVLWADEEQTLQTLPDADEIMPFAKAQSASERLSIPSSSCGRLFDAAAALCGFTGRISYEGEAAMRMESLAHSSPGEKPYDTHVIEDGAMLRLAWDFIGEMAEDKLGGVEPAVMAARFHQSVIAGICRMVEILAKRYGTHKVVLSGGTFQNRFVIMGLDKELRDSGIEPLFHRNVPANDSGLALGQIVLAGRMAP
- the lepB gene encoding signal peptidase I, which gives rise to MQINAGDEETMTGRFWGAVKEFVVLIVIAFILALGIRTAVAESRLVPSGSMEPTIATGDRIFTVKVLYYFTQPARGDIVVFDVPKQAHVDPNSPPFVKRVIGLPGDNVEIKDGQVYVNGQVYNVDTARIPQYSYGPVTVKEGRLFVLGDNRNQSYDSHEWGQVPEKNVIAKAVFVYWPLDHMKVLK